The Callospermophilus lateralis isolate mCalLat2 chromosome 3, mCalLat2.hap1, whole genome shotgun sequence genome has a segment encoding these proteins:
- the Tshz2 gene encoding teashirt homolog 2 has protein sequence MPRRKQQAPRRAAGYAQEEQLKEEEEIKEEEEEEEDSGSVAQLQGSNDTGTDEELETGPEQKGYFSCQNSPGSHLSNQDAENESLLSDASDQVSDIKSVCGRDAPDKKANAHPKLPSEAHNCMDKMTAVYANILSDSYWSGLGLGFKLSNSERRSCDTRNGSNKSDFDWHQDALSKSLQQNLPSRSVSKPSLFSSVQLYRQSSKMCGTVFTGASRFRCRQCSAAYDTLVELTVHMNETGHYQDDNRKKDKLRPTSYSKPRKRAFQDMDKEDAQKVLKCMFCGDSFDSLQDLSVHMIKTKHYQKVPLKEPVPTISSKMVTPAKKRVFDVNRPCSPDSTTGSFADSFPSQKTASLQLSSNNRYGYQNGASYTWQFEACKSQILKCMECGSSHDTLQQLTTHMMVTGHFLKVTSSASKKGKQLVLDPLAVEKMQSLSETPNSDPLAPKPSSNSASDCTASTTELKKESKKDKPEEANKGEKVVKSEEYEDPLQKPLDPTMKYQYLREEDLEDGAKGGGDILKSLENTVTTAIHKAQNGAPSWSAYPSIHAAYQLPEGAKPPLPVGSQVLQIRPNLANKLRPIAPKWKVMPLVSVPPNLAPYTQVKKESEDKDEVVKESGKESPQEEASSFSHSEKESFPKSEPPSDSRKVEPCPLKEEDKLMKESCEKEKPQPVEPVSSLSNGCALTNHTPALPCINPLSALQSVLNNHLGKATEPLRSPSCSSPSSSTISLFHKSNLSVVDKPVLSPASSRPASVSRRYLFENNDQPIDLTKSKSKKAESSQAQSCTSPPQKHALSDIADMVKVLPKATTPKPATSSRVPPMKLEMDVRRFEDVSNEVSTLHKRKGRQSNWNPQHLLILQAQFASSLFQTSEGKYLLSDLGPQERMQISKFTGLSMTTISHWLANVKYQLRKTGGTKFLKNMDKGHPIFYCSDCASQFRTPSTYISHLESHLGFQMKDMTRMAADQQSKVEQELSRVSSAQRSPETIAGEEDSDSKFKCKLCCRTFVSKHAVKLHLSKTHSKSPEHHSQFVTDVDEE, from the coding sequence GCTACGCCCAGGAGGAACAGctaaaggaagaggaggagattaaagaggaagaggaggaggaggaggacagcgGTTCAGTAGCTCAGCTTCAGGGAAGCAATGACACGGGGACAGACGAGGAGCTAGAAACGGGCCCAGAGCAGAAAGGCTACTTCAGCTGCCAGAACTCTCCTGGAAGTCATTTGTCCAATCAGGACGCAGAGAACGAGTCTCTGCTGAGTGATGCCAGCGACCAGGTGTCAGACATCAAGAGCGTGTGCGGCAGAGATGCCCCGGACAAGAAAGCGAACGCTCACCCCAAGCTTCCAAGCGAGGCACACAATTGCATGGATAAAATGACCGCCGTGTACGCCAACATCCTGTCGGACTCCTACTGGTCCGGCCTGGGCCTCGGCTTCAAGCTCTCCAACAGCGAGAGGCGCAGTTGTGACACCCGCAATGGCAGCAACAAGAGTGATTTTGATTGGCACCAAGACGCTCTGTCCAAAAGCCTGCAGCAAAACTTGCCTTCCAGGTCGGTCTCGAAGCCCAGCCTGTTCAGCTCCGTGCAGCTGTACCGGCAGAGCAGCAAGATGTGCGGGACTGTGTTCACCGGGGCCAGCAGGTTCCGCTGCCGGCAGTGCAGTGCTGCCTACGACACCCTGGTTGAGTTGACTGTGCACATGAATGAGACGGGCCACTATCAAGATGACAACCGCAAAAAGGACAAGCTTAGACCCACGAGCTATTCGAAGCCCCGGAAACGGGCTTTTCAGGATATGGATAAGGAGGATGCTCAAAAGGTTCTGAAATGCATGTTCTGTGGTGACTCCTTCGATTCCCTCCAAGATTTGAGTGTCCATATGATAAAGACAAAACATTACCAAAAAGTGCCTTTGAAGGAGCCAGTGCCAACCATTTCATCAAAAATGGTCACTCCGGCCAAGAAGCGTGTGTTCGATGTCAATCGGCCTTGTTCCCCCGATTCCACCACCGGATCGTTTGCAGATTCCTTTCCTTCTCAGAAGACCGCCAGCTTGCAGCTGTCCTCCAACAACCGCTATGGCTACCAAAATGGCGCCAGCTACACCTGGCAGTTCGAGGCCTGCAAGTCCCAGATCCTCAAGTGCATGGAGTGTGGGAGCTCCCACGACACCTTGCAGCAGCTCACCACCCACATGATGGTCACAGGCCACTTCCTCAAGGTCACCAGCTCTGCCTCCAAGAAAGGGAAGCAGCTGGTGTTGGACCCACTCGCAGTCGAGAAAATGCAGTCCTTGTCAGAGACCCCAAACAGTGACCCTCTGGCTCCCAAGCCATCGAGCAACTCAGCATCCGACTGTACAGCCTCGACCACCGAGTTAAAGAAAGAGAGCAAAAAAGACAAGCCAGAGGAAGCCAACAAGGGTGAGAAGGTCGTGAAAAGTGAGGAATATGAAGACCCTCTCCAAAAGCCTTTAGACCCCACCATGAAGTACCAGtacctgagggaggaggatttaGAAGACGGCGCCAAGGGCGGAGGGGACATCCTGAAGTCTCTGGAAAATACTGTAACCACAGCGATCCACAAAGCCCAGAATGGCGCCCCCAGCTGGAGCGCGTACCCCAGCATCCACGCGGCCTACCAACTGCCAGAGGGTGCCAAGCCGCCTTTGCCCGTGGGATCCCAGGTACTGCAGATCCGACCTAATCTCGCCAACAAGTTGAGGCCCATCGCTCCAAAATGGAAAGTCATGCCACTGGTGTCTGTGCCCCCAAACCTGGCCCCGTACACTCAAGTCAAAAAGGAGTCGGAAGACAAAGACGAAGTCGTGAAGGAGAGTGGGAAGGAAAGTCCCCAGGAAGAGGCATCCTCCTTCAGCCACAGTGAGAAGGAGTCCTTCCCCAAAAGTGAACCACCTTCGGATTCCAGAAAGGTGGAGCCGTGTCCCCTGAAGGAGGAGGACAAGCTGATGAAGGAGAGCTGTGAGAAAGAGAAGCCGCAGCCCGTGGAGCCTGTGTCTTCTCTTAGCAATGGATGCGCCCTCACCAACCACACGCCGGCCCTGCCGTGCATCAACCCACTCAGCGCACTGCAGTCCGTCTTGAACAATCACCTGGGCAAGGCCACCGAGCCCTTGCGCTCACCTTCCTGCTCCAGCCCAAGCTCAAGCACAATTTCTCTGTTCCACAAGTCAAATCTCAGCGTTGTGGACAAGCCGGTTTTGAGCCCTGCCTCCTCCAGACCGGCCAGTGTGTCCAGGCGCTACCTGTTTGAGAACAATGACCAACCCATCGACCTGACCAAGTCCAAAAGCAAGAAGGCCGAGTCCTCGCAAGCACAATCCTGTACATCCCCACCTCAGAAGCATGCTCTGTCTGACATCGCCGACATGGTCAAAGTCCTCCCCAAAGCCACCACCCCCAAGCCTGCCACCTCCTCAAGAGTCCCTCCTATGAAGCTGGAAATGGATGTCAGGCGCTTCGAGGACGTGTCCAATGAAGTCTCAACTTTGCATAAAAGAAAAGGTCGGCAGTCCAACTGGAACCCCCAGCACCTCCTGATTTTGCAGGCACAGTTCGCCTCAAGCCTCTTCCAAACATCAGAGGGCAAATACCTGCTGTCTGACCTGGGCCCACAAGAGCGCATGCAGATCTCAAAGTTTACGGGACTCTCCATGACCACCATCAGCCACTGGTTGGCAAACGTCAAGTACCAGCTTAGGAAAACAGGCGGGACGAAGTTTCTGAAAAACATGGACAAAGGACACCCCATCTTCTATTGCAGTGACTGTGCCTCCCAGTTCAGAACCCCTTCCACCTACATCAGTCACTTGGAGTCTCACCTGGGCTTCCAAATGAAGGACATGACCCGCATGGCCGCGGACCAGCAAAGCAAGGTGGAACAGGAGCTCTCTCGGGTGTCGTCGGCTCAGAGGTCTCCGGAAACAATAGCTGGCGAAGAGGATTCAGACTCTAAATTCAAGTGTAAGTTGTGCTGTCGGACATTTGTGAGCAAACATGCAGTAAAACTCCACCTAAGCAAAACGCACAGCAAGTCACCCGAACACCATTCACAGTTTGTAACAGACGTGGATGAAGAATAG